A single window of Leptolyngbya ohadii IS1 DNA harbors:
- a CDS encoding DUF456 domain-containing protein produces MLPLYWLLITIMILGVIGAIVPALPGTILIVVAIVVWGLVYGFAPIVVPLAVSVVVLLLNFGIDYLAAYYGAKKAGASRWGQIGAIVGLLVGVFGLLPALPFGGPLLGVLIGPLLGAFIGELIYQRDLKRAFQAALGIFVGTVVGKIVEGILAIVPVIVFILTTWSQVYG; encoded by the coding sequence ATGCTCCCCCTCTACTGGCTCCTCATCACCATCATGATCCTGGGCGTCATCGGCGCGATCGTCCCTGCGTTACCCGGCACAATTTTGATTGTGGTCGCGATCGTCGTTTGGGGTTTGGTTTATGGGTTCGCCCCGATTGTGGTGCCGTTAGCGGTTTCCGTGGTGGTGCTATTGCTGAATTTTGGGATCGATTATCTGGCGGCGTACTATGGCGCGAAAAAAGCCGGGGCGAGTCGCTGGGGGCAGATTGGGGCGATCGTTGGGTTATTGGTAGGCGTGTTTGGGCTATTGCCTGCGCTGCCGTTTGGAGGTCCGCTGCTCGGGGTGTTGATTGGACCGCTGCTGGGGGCATTTATTGGCGAACTGATTTATCAGCGTGACCTGAAGCGAGCCTTTCAGGCGGCATTGGGAATCTTTGTCGGGACGGTAGTGGGCAAAATTGTAGAGGGCATTCTGGCGATCGTTCCCGTCATCGTTTTCAT